The following coding sequences lie in one Apium graveolens cultivar Ventura chromosome 3, ASM990537v1, whole genome shotgun sequence genomic window:
- the LOC141714510 gene encoding uncharacterized protein LOC141714510 produces the protein MKKARLAGLDTRGKATEPIFLKKHKEPIGEASTEGVGGHGVPITAAAPTAAAPTAAATGAFQPLWGFRRGDTVVGSTKHAWDWSYHSVTPKDFTDVVATPDLERIKLMGAQSLASVGKL, from the exons atgaagaaagctcggctcgcaggcctagacacccggggaaaggccacggagcctatctttttgaagaagcataaagagcctataggggaggcttcaactgaaggagttGGGGGCCATGGTgttcctatcactgctgctgcccctactgctgctgcccctactgctgctgccacaggcgcctttcagcctctctggggattccgccgaggggacaccgtagttggttccacgaaacatgcttgggattggtcctaccatagcgtgactcccaaggactttactgatgtggtggccacccctgatcttgagaggattaagctcatgggagctcagtctctggcttcg GTAGGAAAGCTATGA